In the genome of Sphingomonas naphthae, one region contains:
- a CDS encoding TonB-dependent receptor: MTTAFKMAWLGSAATLLVTAQAATAQTAPAPAPAASAPGDQLGDIVVTARKREETLQSVPVAVTAISGVQIQNNLASDLAKVGELAPQVSISQSGSGTGALLTIRGVSSASNDSGLDQSVAVEIDDVPLSRGQVVTAAVFDLASVQVLQGPQALFFGKNSPAGVISLRSADPTNRFEAYGTAGYEFVSDQAFGEGAISGPLTDALKARFAYRISTMKGYIKNIAPVVRDIINPTVIDPGAINGDRGPSSRDYAGRLTLFWTPSDGFEAKLKLLLNRQRRNASNGNSEPFCINGQVTPVLLGTIPIPNGDCAKDRVKSHGGVAAQYAANFPYANGGKPYLDSDLGLVSLTMTKKFDNFSLSTTSGYYEQLVKFMAVSDWSPFATIFATTRDKYSLLTQEIRANSDFDGPINLMAGIYYEHFNRPYFNSADLFHVFNPLANNYSTSNIDTTTAGDYYSAFGQATWAIVPTLELSGGARWSYDEKRARLMNIDNNPNSATGRALFAAGRLLQSRFSDSNVSPEAALTWKPSRDHTVYAAYKTGYKGGGISTPFQLTTVVANNGLQFEPEKVKGFEGGYKATLFDRKLRFDVVGYRYNYRNLQVVSYNSQTINFTLQNAASARIQGVQGSFNWLAVRGLSLSGNFGYNRARYTSFPTAPCYVGQTAAQGCVSGRQDLAGKALLRAPKFTYQVGADYDSDLIPGWDLKLSASASHSGSFQTATDYAPGGFQKDYWLVNGGIHLGPQDGPIEVAVIGRNLTNSYYMLNANGWSGSSNANQYVGNFNRPREVVIQTTVRW; encoded by the coding sequence ATGACCACCGCATTCAAAATGGCATGGCTCGGCAGCGCGGCGACGTTGCTGGTGACCGCGCAAGCCGCGACCGCGCAGACGGCGCCCGCCCCGGCGCCCGCCGCTTCCGCCCCCGGCGACCAGCTCGGCGACATCGTCGTCACCGCCCGCAAGCGGGAGGAGACGCTGCAAAGCGTGCCCGTCGCCGTCACCGCGATCAGCGGCGTGCAGATTCAGAACAACCTCGCCAGCGATCTCGCCAAGGTCGGCGAACTCGCGCCACAGGTGAGCATCTCGCAGAGCGGCTCGGGGACCGGCGCGCTGCTCACGATCCGCGGCGTCAGCTCGGCGAGCAACGATTCCGGCCTGGACCAGAGCGTCGCCGTCGAGATCGACGACGTGCCGCTCAGCCGTGGCCAGGTCGTCACCGCCGCCGTGTTCGATCTCGCCTCGGTGCAGGTGCTGCAAGGCCCGCAGGCCCTGTTCTTCGGCAAGAACTCTCCTGCCGGCGTGATTTCCCTGCGCTCCGCCGACCCGACCAACCGGTTCGAGGCCTATGGCACCGCCGGCTATGAATTCGTGTCCGACCAGGCCTTTGGCGAAGGCGCCATCTCCGGCCCGCTTACAGACGCGCTGAAGGCACGCTTCGCCTACCGGATCAGCACGATGAAGGGCTATATCAAGAATATCGCCCCGGTGGTGCGCGACATCATCAACCCCACCGTGATCGATCCGGGCGCGATCAACGGCGATCGCGGCCCCTCCAGCCGGGACTATGCCGGCCGCCTCACCCTGTTCTGGACTCCCAGCGACGGTTTCGAGGCGAAGCTCAAGCTGCTTCTCAACCGCCAGCGCCGCAACGCCTCCAACGGCAACAGCGAACCCTTCTGCATCAACGGGCAGGTGACGCCGGTACTGCTGGGCACGATCCCCATCCCCAATGGCGATTGCGCCAAGGATCGGGTGAAATCGCACGGCGGCGTCGCCGCGCAATATGCCGCCAACTTCCCTTATGCCAATGGCGGCAAGCCCTATCTCGATTCCGATCTGGGCCTCGTCTCGCTGACGATGACCAAGAAGTTCGATAATTTCTCGCTCTCGACGACGAGTGGCTATTACGAACAGCTGGTCAAGTTCATGGCGGTATCGGACTGGAGCCCCTTCGCCACGATCTTCGCCACCACGCGCGACAAATACAGCCTGCTCACGCAGGAAATCCGTGCCAACAGCGATTTCGACGGGCCGATCAACCTGATGGCCGGCATCTATTACGAACATTTCAACCGGCCCTATTTCAACTCGGCCGACCTGTTCCACGTGTTCAACCCGCTGGCGAACAATTATTCCACCTCGAACATCGATACCACCACGGCGGGCGATTATTACTCCGCCTTCGGCCAGGCGACCTGGGCGATCGTTCCGACGCTGGAGCTGAGCGGCGGCGCGCGCTGGAGCTATGACGAGAAGCGCGCCCGGCTGATGAACATCGACAACAACCCCAACAGCGCGACGGGCCGCGCCCTGTTCGCCGCCGGCCGCCTGCTGCAATCGCGCTTCTCGGACAGCAACGTCTCGCCGGAAGCGGCGCTGACGTGGAAACCGAGCCGCGACCACACCGTCTATGCGGCGTACAAGACCGGCTACAAGGGCGGCGGCATCTCCACCCCGTTCCAGCTGACCACCGTCGTCGCCAACAACGGCCTCCAGTTCGAGCCGGAAAAGGTGAAGGGTTTCGAGGGCGGCTACAAGGCGACCCTGTTCGATCGCAAGCTGCGTTTCGACGTGGTCGGCTATCGCTACAATTACCGCAACCTCCAGGTCGTCTCCTACAATTCGCAGACGATCAACTTCACGCTCCAGAATGCCGCCTCGGCGCGCATCCAGGGCGTGCAGGGCTCGTTCAACTGGCTGGCCGTGCGCGGCCTGAGCCTTTCGGGCAATTTCGGCTACAATCGGGCACGCTACACCAGCTTCCCGACGGCGCCTTGCTATGTCGGGCAGACGGCGGCGCAGGGCTGCGTGTCCGGCCGGCAGGATCTCGCCGGCAAGGCGCTGCTGCGCGCGCCGAAATTCACCTATCAGGTCGGCGCCGATTACGATTCCGATCTGATCCCCGGCTGGGATCTCAAGCTGTCGGCCTCGGCATCGCACAGCGGCTCGTTCCAGACGGCGACCGATTATGCGCCGGGCGGTTTCCAGAAGGATTATTGGCTGGTCAACGGCGGCATCCACCTCGGCCCGCAGGACGGCCCGATCGAGGTGGCGGTGATCGGCCGCAACCTGACCAATTCCTATTACATGCTCAACGCCAACGGCTGGTCGGGCAGCAGCAACGCCAACCAATATGTCGGCAATTTCAACCGCCCGCGCGAGGTGGTGATCCAGACGACGGTGCGCTGGTGA
- a CDS encoding TIGR03619 family F420-dependent LLM class oxidoreductase translates to MKFGVPLPIGHISPPGEFQSMAAVRELAQGVEALGIDGVSTSEHPIPDAEWLRSDPTGHDCVDPFTALAFVAAMTSRLKVYTNVLVLPYRNPFLTAKAASTLAVLSDNRLMLGVGIGYQKAEFEALGVPFKERGPLTDEALETIRQVWAGGPIVKQGRYFHATGNEARPVPSPTPPIWIGGGSDAAIVRAARLGDGWIPHFSVPTNDPIIMKASVVSMRHFAEKTARLRELREEYGQTGPFDIAPRPPVTPKALDRAEADQFLEAVHQLHEAGANWVWTPLPAPSRAGFLENAAWYAEEVIARFRA, encoded by the coding sequence ATGAAGTTCGGGGTGCCCCTGCCGATCGGCCACATCAGCCCGCCCGGCGAATTCCAGTCGATGGCGGCGGTGCGCGAGCTAGCGCAGGGTGTCGAGGCGCTGGGGATCGACGGGGTCTCGACCTCCGAACATCCCATCCCCGATGCCGAATGGCTGCGCAGCGACCCGACGGGGCACGATTGCGTCGATCCCTTCACCGCGCTCGCCTTCGTCGCGGCGATGACGAGCCGGCTGAAGGTCTACACGAACGTCCTCGTCCTGCCCTATCGCAACCCGTTCCTCACCGCCAAGGCCGCCTCGACCCTGGCGGTGCTGTCCGACAACCGGCTGATGCTGGGCGTCGGCATCGGCTATCAGAAGGCCGAGTTCGAGGCGCTGGGCGTGCCCTTCAAGGAACGCGGGCCGCTGACCGACGAGGCGCTGGAGACGATCCGGCAGGTGTGGGCGGGCGGCCCGATCGTGAAGCAGGGCCGCTATTTCCACGCGACGGGCAACGAGGCGCGGCCCGTGCCGTCGCCCACCCCGCCGATCTGGATCGGCGGCGGCAGCGACGCGGCGATCGTGCGCGCGGCCAGGCTGGGCGACGGCTGGATCCCCCATTTCAGCGTGCCGACCAACGACCCGATCATCATGAAGGCGTCGGTCGTGTCGATGCGGCATTTCGCGGAAAAGACCGCGCGGCTGCGCGAATTGCGCGAGGAATATGGCCAGACCGGCCCGTTCGACATCGCCCCGCGCCCGCCGGTGACGCCCAAGGCGCTCGACCGGGCCGAGGCGGACCAGTTCCTCGAAGCGGTCCACCAGCTGCACGAGGCCGGGGCGAACTGGGTGTGGACCCCGCTGCCCGCCCCCAGCCGCGCCGGCTTCCTCGAAAACGCCGCCTGGTACGCCGAAGAGGTCATCGCCCGGTTCCGGGCGTGA